In Bradyrhizobium erythrophlei, a single genomic region encodes these proteins:
- a CDS encoding class I SAM-dependent methyltransferase has product MTTRPINMTDDQRSPQATITIKQGVALDRWVLDILADPLTKLPTTPNEIGTSGGVIDARRFLRNTIGFVQWDDGQSAYEGWERSTIEDYKNEVDGVVPVYDHIRMYGRILDVGGGAGSVRHFIPPDTQFVSVDPFIDCLDNIPPAKKVVYPCLKSHLNFIAACAEFLPFQAASFDWVHMRSMLDHVHSPDLALIEARRVLKPAGKLVIGLYVDGGKSGRRAIDRQLKEIARPILTTIGFRRFKDHHLFHPTFNNLEKIILDNGFKIDDIYWQPAWRDTVCYITATPSTD; this is encoded by the coding sequence ATGACCACGCGACCCATCAATATGACGGATGACCAACGCTCACCTCAGGCAACGATAACGATAAAGCAGGGCGTTGCGCTCGATCGATGGGTTTTGGATATTTTGGCGGATCCGCTCACCAAACTTCCCACAACGCCGAATGAAATCGGCACGTCTGGAGGCGTGATCGACGCACGCCGGTTCTTGAGGAACACAATCGGGTTCGTGCAATGGGACGATGGCCAGTCTGCCTACGAAGGCTGGGAGCGCTCAACAATCGAAGACTACAAGAACGAGGTTGATGGGGTAGTGCCCGTTTACGACCACATCAGGATGTATGGCCGTATACTCGACGTTGGCGGCGGGGCGGGATCAGTCCGTCACTTTATTCCGCCAGATACACAATTCGTATCCGTTGATCCATTCATCGACTGCTTAGATAATATTCCGCCTGCAAAAAAGGTCGTTTATCCCTGCCTGAAATCGCATCTGAATTTTATCGCTGCCTGTGCTGAATTCCTGCCCTTTCAGGCAGCGAGCTTTGACTGGGTTCACATGAGATCGATGCTCGACCACGTTCATAGTCCAGATCTCGCCTTGATAGAAGCAAGACGAGTCCTAAAACCGGCTGGAAAACTTGTAATAGGTCTCTACGTCGACGGCGGAAAAAGCGGTCGTCGAGCAATCGACCGCCAATTGAAAGAGATCGCGCGGCCAATCCTTACTACGATCGGCTTCAGACGCTTTAAAGATCACCATCTTTTTCATCCGACGTTCAACAATCTCGAAAAGATAATTCTTGATAACGGCTTCAAAATTGATGACATCTATTGGCAGCCGGCTTGGCGCGACACGGTATGTTACATCACTGCAACTCCGTCGACGGATTGA
- a CDS encoding DUF2934 domain-containing protein, translating into MHDLEQAIRERAYHLWIESGCLEGRAEDHWLAAQRSILGALLGAREDAAEVPLKPKKARAPRKKRAA; encoded by the coding sequence ATGCACGACCTAGAACAGGCCATTCGCGAGCGCGCCTATCACCTTTGGATCGAAAGTGGTTGCCTGGAAGGACGGGCCGAGGACCATTGGCTCGCGGCGCAAAGGTCAATCTTGGGCGCGCTGCTTGGGGCTCGGGAAGATGCTGCGGAAGTGCCGTTGAAGCCAAAGAAGGCGAGGGCACCCCGAAAAAAGCGGGCGGCTTGA
- a CDS encoding DUF2934 domain-containing protein: MPIPEEAIRARAHQLWEQAGRPEGRDDEFWLQAELDLKKDAATNPDEKSKTFLE; encoded by the coding sequence ATGCCTATTCCTGAAGAAGCAATTCGTGCGCGCGCTCATCAACTCTGGGAGCAAGCTGGCCGGCCTGAAGGACGAGACGACGAATTTTGGCTTCAGGCCGAGCTTGATCTGAAGAAGGATGCGGCCACAAATCCGGACGAGAAGTCAAAAACGTTCCTTGAGTGA
- a CDS encoding NAD-dependent epimerase, with amino-acid sequence MKEGQILVTGAAGFIGFHVAQHLLSSGREVVGLDSVNNYYDPSLKQARIDVLKQQPKFSFVKADLANRETTKSLFAKHRFPAVIHLAAQAGVRYSLENPHAYADANIEGFLNVLEGCRHHGCGHLLFASSSSVYGANTRLPFSVQDNVDHPISLYAASKKANELMAHAYSHLYRIPCTGLRFFTVYGPWGRPDMAIFIFAKAILEGKPIRLFNHGNMRRDFTYVDDVVEAIARLIDRPPQGNPAWSGDNPDPASSAAPWKIYNIGNNRPEELEHVVALLEKEFGRPAIKEMLPMQPGDVLATYADIEDLARDVGFRPATTIEDGIARFSKWFREYQN; translated from the coding sequence ATGAAAGAAGGTCAGATCCTCGTCACTGGGGCTGCGGGCTTCATCGGCTTCCATGTTGCACAGCACCTGTTGTCGTCCGGCCGCGAGGTCGTCGGTCTCGACAGCGTCAACAATTATTACGATCCGTCGCTGAAGCAGGCGCGCATCGATGTCCTGAAGCAACAGCCGAAGTTCAGCTTCGTAAAAGCCGATCTCGCGAATCGCGAAACAACGAAGTCGCTGTTTGCGAAACACCGTTTTCCCGCCGTCATCCACCTCGCCGCGCAAGCAGGCGTGCGCTATTCGCTGGAAAATCCGCACGCCTACGCGGATGCGAATATCGAGGGCTTTCTGAATGTGCTCGAGGGCTGCCGCCATCACGGCTGCGGACACCTTCTCTTTGCATCCTCATCGTCAGTCTATGGCGCCAACACCAGGCTGCCATTCTCAGTGCAGGACAATGTCGATCACCCGATCAGCCTTTATGCCGCATCGAAGAAAGCCAATGAGCTGATGGCGCACGCCTACAGCCATCTGTATCGGATTCCCTGCACGGGCCTTCGCTTCTTTACGGTGTATGGTCCCTGGGGCCGTCCGGACATGGCGATCTTCATCTTCGCCAAGGCGATTCTGGAGGGCAAGCCGATCCGACTGTTTAACCACGGGAACATGCGGCGGGATTTCACCTATGTCGACGACGTAGTGGAGGCGATCGCGCGCCTGATCGATCGTCCGCCGCAGGGCAACCCGGCTTGGTCCGGCGACAATCCCGATCCCGCTTCTAGCGCCGCGCCGTGGAAGATCTACAACATTGGCAACAATCGTCCCGAAGAATTGGAGCATGTCGTAGCGCTACTGGAGAAGGAATTCGGCCGTCCAGCGATCAAGGAGATGCTGCCGATGCAGCCGGGCGATGTTCTAGCGACCTACGCTGACATCGAAGATCTTGCTCGTGACGTTGGCTTTAGACCTGCTACAACGATCGAGGACGGCATCGCGCGATTTTCAAAGTGGTTTCGCGAATACCAGAATTAA
- a CDS encoding ERF family protein, producing MHNSSQTIGAIATALAKAQAELENPEKTMVATLPSGDGGRSFRYASLASGLDLVRKCLGQHEIAVMQTTAIGQAQIILTTLLVHASGEWVSSTWPVCPVAEPSAHVKGAALTYARRYALFTLVGIAGEDDLDAPDLSTAGPPVDPKERPPEIGRALPGPNQPANKPTHHRRRPQPPQRLAHAEKPKTPTLPPEDSERLQQQLISELAEVSEPEALAAWAHRVLPLKNQLSAADAKTVEGEFAAKLDQLSTPTSTQPSDTRDKAPKSRRRQSAQVRPITKPVRERDRNHLRFVASRPCLVCGRSPSDAHHLKFAEQRAMGRKVSDKFTVPICRIHHRELHRRGDERIWWETQGIDPLPIAASLWTTAHEIATAAEQVDDVQHAGINGRHSINRATPSDRSQNSETKPIARPEAR from the coding sequence ATGCATAATTCCAGTCAAACGATTGGTGCGATCGCGACAGCCCTTGCCAAGGCTCAGGCCGAGCTCGAGAACCCAGAGAAGACAATGGTTGCCACGTTACCTTCCGGCGATGGCGGACGGAGTTTCCGCTATGCATCGCTCGCAAGCGGATTGGACCTGGTTCGCAAATGTCTGGGCCAACACGAGATTGCGGTCATGCAGACAACTGCAATTGGCCAGGCACAAATAATCCTGACCACCTTGCTCGTTCACGCCTCCGGCGAATGGGTCTCGTCCACCTGGCCGGTTTGCCCTGTGGCCGAACCATCGGCACACGTCAAAGGGGCTGCGCTGACCTATGCCCGGCGTTATGCGCTTTTTACCCTCGTCGGCATCGCCGGCGAGGACGATCTTGATGCTCCTGACCTCTCCACGGCAGGCCCGCCCGTTGATCCCAAGGAGCGACCGCCTGAGATCGGACGCGCCTTGCCCGGACCGAACCAGCCGGCCAATAAGCCCACTCACCACCGACGGCGGCCGCAACCGCCGCAAAGGCTTGCCCATGCGGAGAAGCCAAAAACCCCAACCTTGCCTCCAGAAGACTCGGAAAGGCTTCAGCAGCAGCTAATCTCTGAGCTCGCGGAGGTCAGCGAACCGGAGGCCCTTGCCGCCTGGGCGCATCGGGTCTTGCCGCTGAAAAACCAACTCTCGGCGGCAGATGCCAAAACGGTCGAGGGCGAATTTGCAGCCAAGCTGGACCAGCTGAGCACTCCGACATCGACTCAGCCCAGCGACACCCGTGACAAGGCACCCAAGAGCCGACGGCGCCAGAGCGCTCAGGTACGTCCGATCACCAAACCCGTACGCGAGCGCGACCGTAACCACCTTCGGTTCGTTGCGTCCCGGCCCTGCCTCGTCTGCGGACGGTCCCCCTCAGACGCCCATCACCTCAAATTCGCCGAGCAGCGAGCCATGGGTCGGAAAGTCAGTGACAAATTCACCGTTCCGATCTGTCGAATACACCACCGCGAACTCCATCGCCGCGGTGATGAGCGCATCTGGTGGGAGACCCAAGGGATCGATCCCTTGCCGATTGCAGCGAGCCTTTGGACGACGGCACATGAGATCGCTACGGCTGCAGAACAGGTCGATGATGTTCAGCACGCTGGGATCAATGGACGACATTCAATCAACCGGGCTACCCCTTCCGATCGGTCGCAAAATAGCGAAACGAAGCCAATTGCCCGCCCGGAGGCAAGATGA
- a CDS encoding lysylphosphatidylglycerol synthase domain-containing protein, whose amino-acid sequence MNASSRTLADSPSNKKPASGGGSRSIRVAVSIAALSVALALLSNNYDLSKVGQDFDALTLPVVAIVSVALLSNTLVAVIRFKIIANDMGDAMSWRRAMATVSAGSLAGALFFQLAGQLIARSAIMRRSGVPFANVVVITLYERAVAAALSALLAVGGAYLVFGRIYIDPDTGGADLVRLLFGLIAATIVGAIVGYGRSAMKAVVPLLSGHFTTSLLRVSAVSLFVQVPMMIAYVAIAHTLAPNVALLDLAAAASVVMFAASIPISLAGWGIREMSAVAALGMIGVSNHAAFTTAIIVGFGSLFSMAIVAAISLPILKQETVEGAGSTSASTIDFTKALSWTLPLAAATFVLFQVYLPVGSGLLNINLADPIALIAAALFVVTAREAGARSLWRIPGLNVAVAMITAVLTLSLLIGVESFGYTTWAWVNRYLGWFVLLAYGATGALIVAKGGEEGRRAVLLTYIGATIAVSAVDIGTLLLKLFEVDLTKKQNLEAFSQNHNFFAFQLLMATSAIFVVVRDKRLRVALMSIALVAFWFAGSRSGWIALLSITGVAIYMNAIRFREVAFALLIASVTACVPFLAQVATPSRTATISQASSSNRAITSSHAATSNQANMNGNSVPIRPEIVPSVVSTRERTFSMVEGWKLFETAPVFGAGLGAFRHLGFQGSSPGIPLLIHSTALWLLAELGIVGFVVFAIAFVRIFLVETKTYTEEASAVAVLCMVAFAVMSGPADMLYQRTFWLLMGAALAYSGEPAVETPKLRVKTAASATA is encoded by the coding sequence TTGAACGCTTCTTCGAGAACGCTTGCTGATTCACCCTCTAATAAAAAGCCAGCCAGCGGGGGCGGATCCCGATCGATCCGTGTTGCCGTTTCTATCGCGGCCCTAAGTGTCGCTTTAGCACTGCTATCGAACAACTATGATCTTTCAAAGGTGGGTCAGGATTTCGATGCCCTGACATTACCGGTGGTTGCCATCGTTTCGGTAGCTTTGCTCTCTAATACGCTTGTCGCCGTCATTCGTTTCAAGATCATAGCGAATGACATGGGCGATGCAATGTCGTGGCGCCGCGCCATGGCAACCGTAAGCGCCGGTAGCTTGGCTGGCGCGCTTTTCTTCCAACTAGCGGGGCAGTTGATCGCACGAAGCGCGATCATGAGACGAAGCGGTGTCCCGTTTGCGAACGTTGTCGTCATCACACTTTACGAGCGCGCGGTCGCTGCTGCGCTATCAGCACTGCTAGCTGTTGGCGGAGCCTATCTGGTGTTTGGTCGGATTTATATCGATCCGGACACTGGCGGCGCCGATCTAGTTCGACTTCTGTTTGGATTGATTGCTGCCACCATCGTCGGTGCGATCGTCGGTTACGGTCGGAGCGCGATGAAAGCTGTTGTTCCTTTGCTTTCGGGACATTTTACAACCAGCTTACTTCGCGTGTCCGCTGTTAGCCTCTTCGTTCAAGTTCCTATGATGATCGCCTACGTTGCGATCGCCCACACACTCGCACCCAATGTTGCTCTGCTCGATCTAGCTGCCGCGGCCTCGGTGGTTATGTTTGCAGCAAGCATCCCAATCAGTTTAGCGGGATGGGGAATCCGCGAGATGAGTGCAGTAGCGGCCCTGGGTATGATTGGTGTTTCCAACCACGCGGCCTTCACCACTGCGATTATCGTCGGATTCGGCTCTTTATTCTCCATGGCGATCGTCGCGGCGATTTCACTGCCTATACTCAAGCAAGAGACGGTGGAGGGGGCAGGCTCGACATCTGCCTCCACAATCGACTTTACAAAAGCGCTGTCGTGGACACTTCCCCTTGCAGCCGCAACGTTTGTCTTATTCCAAGTTTACCTCCCGGTCGGTTCGGGGCTGCTCAATATTAATCTTGCCGATCCGATCGCACTCATTGCCGCCGCATTGTTCGTTGTGACAGCTCGCGAGGCTGGTGCGCGCTCGCTTTGGCGCATTCCAGGTCTAAATGTTGCTGTCGCCATGATTACAGCCGTCCTGACTTTGTCCCTTCTCATTGGGGTGGAATCGTTCGGATACACGACATGGGCGTGGGTAAATCGCTATCTCGGCTGGTTCGTGTTGCTCGCCTATGGCGCGACTGGGGCACTGATCGTTGCCAAAGGAGGTGAAGAAGGACGGCGTGCCGTTCTGCTGACCTATATCGGCGCCACGATTGCAGTTTCTGCCGTTGATATTGGTACGTTGCTGCTCAAGCTTTTTGAAGTCGACCTCACCAAGAAACAAAATCTTGAGGCTTTCTCTCAGAATCACAATTTTTTTGCGTTTCAACTGCTCATGGCCACGAGCGCAATCTTTGTGGTCGTGAGAGACAAACGTCTGCGCGTAGCTCTTATGTCTATCGCACTTGTCGCCTTCTGGTTTGCCGGCTCGCGGTCTGGCTGGATTGCACTTTTAAGTATCACCGGTGTTGCGATTTATATGAATGCAATCCGTTTCCGCGAAGTTGCATTCGCTCTCTTGATAGCGTCTGTCACGGCATGCGTTCCCTTTCTTGCTCAAGTTGCCACTCCCAGTCGGACCGCCACAATCAGCCAGGCCTCCTCATCTAATCGAGCCATTACATCCAGCCACGCAGCTACATCCAATCAGGCAAATATGAACGGCAATTCTGTGCCGATCAGACCTGAAATCGTTCCGTCGGTAGTCTCCACACGGGAGCGAACATTTTCTATGGTCGAGGGCTGGAAGCTCTTCGAAACGGCTCCTGTGTTCGGCGCCGGCCTCGGCGCTTTCCGCCATCTCGGATTTCAAGGCAGCAGCCCCGGGATTCCTCTACTGATCCACTCGACAGCGCTATGGCTTCTGGCGGAACTAGGCATTGTTGGATTTGTGGTCTTTGCCATCGCGTTTGTGCGCATCTTTTTGGTCGAAACAAAAACTTACACTGAGGAAGCTTCCGCTGTGGCAGTTCTGTGCATGGTTGCATTCGCCGTAATGTCTGGTCCTGCAGACATGCTCTATCAGAGGACATTTTGGCTTTTGATGGGAGCGGCGCTTGCGTATTCCGGCGAGCCCGCGGTCGAGACTCCAAAGTTGCGTGTAAAAACCGCCGCCTCGGCAACAGCGTAG
- a CDS encoding nucleotide sugar dehydrogenase: MSSRRKIAVIGLGYVGLPVAVAFAREGFVVTGFDIDVSRVRELKSGQDRTREVETADLKHPALRFTSEAESLRESDFFIVTVPTPIDEARQPDLRAIFEASRLVGAALKKGDIVVYESTVYPGAVEEECAPILEQCSGLKVGADFNIGYSPERINPGDKQHRLESITKVVSAQNPETLDIVASVYGAVVKAGIHRAPSIKVAEAAKVIENTQRDLNIAFMNELSLIFQALKIDTGDVLAAARTKWNFLPFQPGLVGGHCIGVDPYYLTYRAEKAGYHPEVILAGRRINDGMGQRVAKECVRGLLRRKGAGGVVTILGLTFKEDVPDTRNSRVVDIVRELESFGLKVQVHDPLASPEDAKHEYGLTITELGALGPADAVILAVAHGSYVEGGWPLIQKLLVGGSGLVFDIKMKLDRSQKPDDVELWRL; encoded by the coding sequence ATGTCGTCGCGGCGGAAAATCGCAGTTATCGGTTTGGGTTATGTCGGGCTGCCCGTTGCGGTCGCCTTCGCGCGCGAAGGTTTTGTGGTCACGGGGTTCGATATCGACGTGTCGCGTGTCCGGGAGCTGAAGAGCGGGCAGGACCGCACGCGCGAAGTCGAGACAGCCGATCTCAAGCATCCAGCGCTCAGGTTTACCAGCGAGGCCGAAAGCCTTCGCGAGAGCGATTTCTTTATCGTGACGGTGCCGACCCCGATCGATGAGGCGCGGCAGCCCGATCTTCGCGCCATCTTCGAGGCGTCGCGTCTTGTGGGCGCGGCCCTCAAGAAGGGCGATATTGTCGTCTACGAGTCGACCGTCTATCCCGGCGCGGTCGAAGAAGAATGCGCGCCTATTTTGGAACAGTGTTCTGGCCTGAAAGTGGGCGCCGATTTCAACATCGGCTATTCGCCGGAACGCATCAATCCCGGCGACAAGCAGCATCGTCTTGAATCGATCACGAAAGTGGTTTCAGCACAGAATCCGGAAACCCTCGATATCGTCGCCAGCGTTTACGGGGCGGTCGTGAAAGCCGGCATTCATCGTGCGCCCTCGATCAAGGTCGCCGAAGCCGCCAAGGTGATCGAGAACACGCAGCGCGATCTCAACATCGCCTTCATGAACGAGCTCTCGCTGATCTTTCAGGCGCTTAAGATCGACACCGGCGATGTGCTTGCCGCCGCCCGCACGAAATGGAATTTCCTTCCCTTTCAACCCGGCCTCGTCGGCGGCCACTGCATCGGGGTCGATCCGTATTACCTGACCTACCGGGCCGAAAAGGCCGGCTATCACCCCGAGGTCATTCTCGCCGGCCGGCGGATCAACGACGGCATGGGCCAGCGCGTCGCCAAGGAATGCGTGAGAGGATTGTTGCGGCGAAAGGGAGCAGGGGGCGTCGTCACGATTCTCGGCCTGACCTTCAAGGAGGATGTTCCGGACACGCGCAACTCCCGCGTTGTCGACATCGTCCGCGAACTCGAATCCTTCGGCCTTAAGGTGCAGGTACACGATCCTCTCGCGAGCCCCGAAGACGCGAAGCATGAATACGGCTTGACCATTACCGAGCTCGGCGCTTTAGGTCCGGCTGATGCGGTCATTCTGGCGGTCGCGCATGGCAGCTATGTTGAAGGTGGCTGGCCGCTGATCCAAAAGTTGCTGGTTGGCGGCTCGGGTCTGGTCTTCGATATCAAGATGAAACTCGACCGCAGCCAAAAGCCTGATGACGTCGAGCTATGGCGGTTGTGA
- a CDS encoding YqaJ viral recombinase family protein, producing the protein MSPSNGAVAPSSQVIRFNPADRRHFIGGSDARIIMGDDQADLLRLWREKRGDAEPQDFSRNLIVQLGVVTEDLNRRWYESNTGQTVKDAQKRLRHPVHKWMAATVDGIVEPNGAVYEAKFMLPWSFSEEAAAEKHMAQLQHNMWVANARNAVLSIITGGGKWVEIQISADPLYQHLLLTAEKKFWRCVQSGEPPHLFGLEPPRPRLEAVRIVDMSSSNSWAELAVVYRRTKTAYEEHEASKADLKKLVPEDAREAVGHGLKAKRSKSGAVSFELVEAADA; encoded by the coding sequence ATCAGTCCGTCGAATGGCGCGGTCGCGCCAAGTTCCCAAGTTATTCGTTTCAATCCTGCCGATCGGCGCCATTTTATCGGCGGATCGGACGCCCGCATCATCATGGGAGATGATCAAGCGGACCTCTTACGTCTGTGGCGCGAAAAGCGAGGCGACGCAGAACCGCAGGATTTCTCTCGCAACCTGATCGTTCAGTTGGGCGTCGTCACGGAAGACCTGAATCGCCGCTGGTATGAGAGCAACACGGGACAAACCGTGAAGGACGCCCAGAAACGCTTGCGCCATCCCGTCCACAAATGGATGGCTGCGACCGTCGATGGCATCGTAGAGCCAAATGGAGCGGTGTACGAAGCCAAGTTCATGCTGCCCTGGTCGTTTTCGGAAGAGGCCGCGGCTGAGAAGCACATGGCCCAGCTTCAGCACAACATGTGGGTGGCCAACGCCCGCAACGCAGTGCTTTCGATTATCACCGGAGGCGGAAAGTGGGTCGAGATCCAGATCAGTGCCGATCCGCTTTATCAGCATTTGTTGCTGACCGCCGAGAAGAAGTTCTGGCGGTGCGTGCAATCGGGCGAACCCCCTCACCTGTTTGGCCTCGAACCGCCCAGACCCCGCCTGGAAGCGGTCCGCATCGTCGACATGAGCTCGTCGAACAGTTGGGCTGAACTTGCGGTCGTCTACCGACGAACCAAAACGGCCTACGAAGAACACGAAGCCAGCAAAGCTGACCTGAAAAAACTCGTTCCGGAAGATGCCAGGGAAGCCGTGGGACACGGGCTTAAGGCCAAGCGCTCTAAATCCGGCGCTGTCAGCTTCGAGCTGGTCGAGGCTGCAGATGCATAA
- a CDS encoding DUF5681 domain-containing protein: MTKKVKFHHIEDDAENPGDEEKVGYCKPPKHSRFRRGQSGNPKGRPRVAYEEDDFPVRRFMMEPVEITRKGKKEQVPTYEAILMRLGTKALSGDDASAKLLLKYTGGLKDFREEWKRVMTEADMKMIEMVREASNAWVNDLADKKAKERDDEES, from the coding sequence ATGACCAAGAAAGTGAAGTTTCACCACATAGAAGACGATGCTGAAAATCCGGGTGATGAAGAAAAGGTCGGCTATTGCAAGCCGCCGAAGCACTCGCGGTTCAGGCGTGGGCAATCCGGCAATCCGAAAGGACGACCGCGAGTTGCTTATGAGGAAGATGATTTTCCAGTACGTCGATTCATGATGGAGCCGGTTGAGATAACGCGGAAAGGTAAGAAAGAGCAGGTACCAACCTATGAGGCCATTCTCATGAGGCTTGGTACCAAAGCGCTCTCAGGCGACGACGCAAGTGCGAAACTTTTGCTCAAGTATACCGGAGGGCTTAAGGACTTCCGCGAAGAGTGGAAGCGTGTGATGACGGAAGCCGACATGAAGATGATCGAGATGGTGAGGGAAGCATCGAATGCATGGGTTAACGATCTCGCTGATAAAAAAGCTAAGGAGAGAGACGACGAAGAAAGCTAA